A window from Nomascus leucogenys isolate Asia chromosome 24, Asia_NLE_v1, whole genome shotgun sequence encodes these proteins:
- the SLC2A5 gene encoding solute carrier family 2, facilitated glucose transporter member 5: MEQQDQSMKEGRLTLVLALATLIAAFGSSFQYGYNVAAVNSPALLMQQFYNETYYGRTGEFMEDFPLTLLWSVTVSMFPFGGFIGSLLVGPLVNKFGRKGALLFNNIFSIVPAILMGCSKVAKSFELIIISRLLVGICAGVSSNVVPMYLGELAPKNLRGALGVVPQLFITVGILVAQIFGLRNLLANVDGWPILLGLTGVPAALQLVLLPFFPESPRYLLIQKKDEAAAKKALQTLRGWDSVDREVAEIRQEDEAEKAAGFISVLKLFRMRSLRWQLLSIIVLMGGQQLSGVNAIYYYADQIYLSAGVPEEHVQYVTAGTGAVNVVMTFCAVFVVELLGRRLLLLLGFAICLTACCVLTAALALQDTVSWMPYLSIVCVISYVIGHALGPSPIPALLITEIFLQSSRPSAFMVGGSVHWLSNFAVGLIFPFIQEGLGPYSFIVFAVICLLTTIYIFLIIPETKAKTFIEINQIFTKMNKVSEVYPEKEELKELPPVTSEQ, from the exons AGGCTGACGCTTGTGCTTGCCCTGGCAACCCTGATAGCTGCCTTTGGGTCGTCCTTCCAGTATGGGTACAACGTGGCTGCTGTCAACTCCCCAGCACTG CTCATGCAACAATTTTACAATGAGACTTACTATGGTAGGACCGGTGAATTCATGGAAGACTTCCCCTTGACGTTGCTCTGGTCTGTAACCGTGTCCATGTTTCCGTTCGGAGGGTTTATCGGATCCCTCCTGGTCGGCCCCTTGGTGAATAAATTTGGCAG AAAAGGGGCCTTGCTGTTCAACAACATATTTTCTATCGTGCCTGCGATCTTAATGGGATGCAGCAAAGTCGCCAAGTCATTTGAGCTTATCATTATTTCCAGACTTTTGGTGGGAATATGTGCAG GTGTATCTTCCAACGTGGTCCCCATGTACTTAGGGGAGCTGGCCCCTAAAAACCTGCGGGGGGCTCTCGGGGTGGTGCCCCAGCTCTTCATCACTGTTGGCATCCTTGTGGCCCAGATCTTTGGTCTTCGGAATCTCCTTGCAAACGTAGATG GCTGGCCGATCCTGCTGGGGCTGACCGGGGTCCCCGCGGCGCTGCAGCTCGTTCTGCTGCCCTTCTTCCCCGAGAGCCCCAGGTACCTGCTGATTCAGAAGAAAGACGAAGCGGCAGCCAAGAAAG CCCTACAGACGCTGCGCGGCTGGGACTCTGTGGACAGGGAGGTGGCCGAGATCCGGCAGGAGGACGAGGCAGAGAAGGCCGCGGGCTTCATCTCGGTGCTGAAGCTGTTCCGGATGCGCTCGCTGCGCTGGCAGCTGCTGTCCATCATCGTCCTTATGGGCGGCCAGCAGCTGTCGGGCGTCAACGCT ATCTACTACTACGCGGACCAGATCTACCTGAGCGCCGGTGTGCCGGAGGAGCACGTGCAGTACGTGACGGCCGGCACCGGGGCCGTGAACGTGGTCATGACCTTCTGCGCC GTGTTCGTGGTGGAGCTTCTGGGTcggaggctgctgctgctgctgggcttCGCCATCTGCCTCACAGCCTGCTGCGTGCTCACTGCGGCTCTGGCACTACAG GACACGGTGTCCTGGATGCCATACCTCAGCATCGTCTGTGTCATCTCCTACGTCATAGGACATGCCCTCGGGCCCA GTCCCATACCTGCGCTGCTCATCACTGAGATCTTCCTGCAGTCCTCTCGGCCATCTGCCTTCATGGTGGGGGGCAGCGTGCACTGGCTTTCCAACTTCGCCGTGGGCTTGATCTTCCCGTTCATCCAG GAGGGCCTCGGCCCGTACAGCTTCATTGTCTTTGCCGTGATCTGCCTCCTCACCACCATCTACATCTTCTTGATTATCCCCGAGACCAAGGCCAAGACGTTCATAGAGATCAACCAGATTTTCACCAAGATGAATAAGGTGTCCGAAGTGTACCCGGAAAAGGAGGAACTGAAAGAGCTTCCACCTGTCACTTCAGAACAGTGA